From the genome of Rarobacter incanus, one region includes:
- a CDS encoding PfkB family carbohydrate kinase: protein MTESSALGATSERAGYSIIEQRNRYSKRVSHETRPLPHDEDRATGVPGPAGQRSAHPIGHFVGLATLDIIHRVEHVPGSDEKVTALGTTLAAGGPATNAAVVFAGLGGRATLTASVGADAAGELVLGDLDREQVRIDRAACVTEGARTSVATIAVTASIGERAIISAGDGAHSPAPSTRPPGLARYARVVLADSYETHLSIPLLTEANALGIPTILDIGRRKQNSLDLLELTTLAIVSRDFDRARSTAAIFAQIHACGTPYVVITDGDKPIEYSISLPTVRRTGTVPTTRVENVVDTLGAGDFFHGSAAHFVAANGLSPASFERLLAYAGRITALSVQSFGTRTWLRDLHMAAARGH, encoded by the coding sequence TTGACTGAAAGCAGCGCGCTCGGCGCGACCAGCGAACGCGCGGGCTACTCGATCATCGAGCAGCGCAATCGGTACAGTAAGCGCGTGAGCCACGAAACCCGCCCGCTGCCCCACGACGAAGATCGCGCCACAGGTGTGCCGGGCCCTGCGGGGCAGCGCAGCGCGCATCCGATCGGACACTTTGTCGGATTGGCAACTCTCGACATCATCCACCGCGTCGAGCACGTACCTGGCAGCGACGAGAAGGTGACGGCGCTGGGCACCACGTTGGCGGCCGGCGGCCCGGCCACCAACGCCGCGGTGGTCTTCGCGGGCCTAGGAGGTCGCGCCACCCTAACCGCATCCGTTGGTGCCGACGCGGCGGGAGAACTCGTCCTTGGGGATCTAGACCGCGAGCAAGTGCGCATTGACCGCGCAGCATGCGTCACCGAGGGAGCACGGACCTCTGTGGCAACGATCGCGGTCACCGCCAGCATCGGCGAGCGAGCGATCATATCTGCCGGCGACGGGGCACATTCCCCCGCGCCATCGACGCGCCCGCCCGGCCTGGCCCGGTACGCCCGCGTGGTCTTGGCCGATTCCTACGAAACACACCTCAGTATCCCGCTGCTAACTGAAGCCAATGCCCTTGGAATACCAACGATCCTGGACATCGGGCGGCGTAAGCAGAACTCGCTGGACCTGCTGGAACTAACGACCCTCGCGATCGTTTCGCGGGACTTCGACCGCGCGCGCTCCACTGCCGCGATATTCGCCCAGATCCACGCTTGCGGGACCCCGTACGTTGTGATTACCGACGGCGACAAACCGATCGAATACTCGATTTCGTTGCCGACGGTGCGACGCACCGGGACCGTGCCGACAACCCGGGTCGAAAACGTGGTCGACACCCTGGGTGCGGGCGACTTTTTCCACGGGAGCGCCGCCCACTTCGTGGCCGCCAACGGCCTCAGTCCTGCCTCGTTCGAGCGGCTGCTCGCCTATGCCGGACGCATCACCGCGCTATCGGTGCAGTCCTTCGGGACACGCACGTGGCTACGCGACCTGCATATGGCCGCGGCGCGGGGGCACTAG
- a CDS encoding transferase, protein MPRKPTREEFETDDGRVLRYVRHPHGGGFVSPKAVVAPDAWIARSAYVEERAIVGPRARVGENSWIESDAQVAAEAIIGIAVHVGPGARVGSGARVGRGARIGEQAVLPANVQVSADSTVPAKAVVGSRAA, encoded by the coding sequence ATGCCTCGCAAACCGACTCGCGAAGAGTTTGAAACCGACGATGGCAGGGTGTTGCGCTACGTCCGGCACCCGCACGGGGGCGGATTTGTATCGCCGAAGGCCGTGGTCGCGCCCGACGCGTGGATTGCGCGGAGCGCCTACGTAGAGGAACGCGCCATCGTCGGGCCGCGCGCCCGTGTCGGCGAGAACAGTTGGATCGAATCCGATGCGCAGGTGGCAGCCGAGGCGATCATCGGAATTGCGGTGCATGTGGGACCGGGTGCTCGTGTCGGTTCGGGGGCGCGTGTCGGGCGCGGCGCGCGCATCGGCGAGCAAGCCGTTTTGCCGGCCAATGTGCAGGTCTCGGCCGATTCGACGGTGCCGGCGAAGGCAGTCGTAGGGAGTCGCGCCGCCTGA
- a CDS encoding ABC-F family ATP-binding cassette domain-containing protein, protein MISANNVELRVGARTLVHETSFQVQAGDRIGLVGRNGAGKTTLTKTLAGQTQPTAGQITVRGTVGYLPQDSRVGDLEQTALARVLSARGLDAIVEKMRAAQEDMASDDAKRHDRAMERYPKLEARFLAGGGYAAESEALRIAANLGLDEATLAKPLRALSGGQRRRVDLARILFSDAETLLLDEPTNHLDHDSILWLRDFLKNYSGGLIVISHDVALLQVVVNKVFHLDANRGEIDQYHLGWDAYLKQREQDERRRRKERLNAEKKAAALTVQGEKMRAKATKAVAAQQMLRRAEQLRASVEGERATDKVAKLRFPAPAPCGKTPLTAEHLSKSYGSMEVFAGVDLAIDRGSRVVILGLNGAGKTTLLRILAGVQQPDTGKVVPGHGLKIGYYAQEHETLDNDVTVVENLRHAAPDLTDTQVRSVLGSFLFSGDDADKPTSVLSGGEKTRLALATLVVSAANVLLLDEPTNNLDPASRAEILGALRTYEGAVVMVTHDVGAVDALTPERVLLLPDGDEDLWNDDYRELVALA, encoded by the coding sequence GTGATTAGCGCCAACAATGTTGAGTTGCGAGTTGGGGCAAGGACCCTTGTGCACGAAACCAGTTTTCAGGTGCAGGCAGGTGACCGCATCGGCCTGGTCGGCCGCAACGGTGCCGGCAAGACGACCCTGACCAAGACCCTGGCGGGGCAAACCCAGCCGACCGCGGGACAGATCACGGTGCGCGGAACGGTCGGATACTTGCCGCAGGACTCACGGGTCGGGGATCTTGAGCAAACGGCATTGGCCCGCGTCCTGTCCGCGCGCGGGCTCGATGCCATTGTCGAGAAGATGCGTGCGGCGCAAGAGGACATGGCCAGCGACGATGCGAAGCGTCACGATAGGGCGATGGAGCGTTATCCCAAGCTTGAGGCGCGGTTCCTGGCGGGTGGAGGGTACGCCGCTGAATCGGAGGCCCTGCGCATAGCGGCGAACCTCGGCCTCGACGAGGCAACGCTGGCGAAGCCCCTGCGCGCTCTGTCCGGCGGGCAACGACGACGGGTGGATTTGGCTCGGATCTTGTTCTCCGACGCGGAGACGCTCTTGCTCGATGAGCCCACCAACCACCTCGATCACGACTCGATCCTGTGGTTGCGCGATTTCTTGAAGAATTACTCCGGTGGACTGATCGTCATCAGTCACGACGTTGCGTTGCTGCAAGTCGTGGTCAACAAGGTGTTCCACCTGGACGCGAACCGCGGAGAAATCGACCAGTATCACCTTGGGTGGGATGCCTATCTCAAGCAGCGCGAGCAGGACGAGAGGCGACGCCGCAAGGAACGCCTCAACGCTGAAAAGAAGGCCGCCGCGCTCACAGTGCAGGGCGAAAAGATGCGCGCGAAGGCGACCAAGGCCGTTGCCGCGCAGCAGATGTTGCGCAGGGCCGAGCAATTGCGGGCCAGCGTCGAAGGGGAGCGTGCCACCGATAAGGTTGCAAAGCTGCGGTTCCCGGCGCCCGCGCCGTGCGGCAAGACTCCGCTCACCGCCGAACACCTCTCGAAGTCCTACGGTTCTATGGAGGTATTTGCGGGCGTTGACTTGGCGATCGACCGCGGTTCGCGGGTGGTTATTTTGGGTCTCAATGGTGCCGGTAAGACCACTCTCTTGAGGATTCTGGCCGGAGTGCAGCAGCCCGATACCGGCAAGGTCGTTCCCGGGCACGGTCTCAAGATCGGATACTACGCGCAGGAGCACGAGACGCTCGATAACGATGTGACCGTGGTCGAGAACCTGCGCCACGCGGCACCCGACCTCACGGACACCCAGGTCCGCTCCGTTCTGGGTTCGTTTCTGTTCTCGGGCGACGACGCGGATAAACCAACCAGCGTGCTGTCCGGCGGTGAAAAGACGCGCCTAGCCCTAGCGACGCTGGTTGTGTCGGCCGCCAACGTTCTGCTGCTGGATGAACCGACCAACAACCTCGACCCGGCATCACGCGCCGAGATACTGGGGGCATTACGCACCTACGAGGGAGCGGTCGTCATGGTGACGCACGATGTCGGGGCCGTGGACGCTTTGACGCCCGAAAGAGTGCTGTTGTTGCCGGACGGCGACGAAGACCTTTGGAACGACGACTACCGCGAACTAGTTGCGCTAGCGTAG
- a CDS encoding nucleoside/nucleotide kinase family protein, producing the protein MDEFTRLRAALPAPRDHQRLLLGIVGAPGSGKSFVANMLAAALSPRGRTPAPVIEMDGFHLSNEQLDLLGLRAQKGAPASFDVEGLNCLLHRVRERGNSSVFAPAYDRALHEPVAARVRVDPADELAIVEGNYLLLPEGQWVACADALDLTVYLDVEDALRRERLMARHVAHGRTRVEALAWIDAVDDPNARRIAATRDRATMRIDGEALVAAIRAAR; encoded by the coding sequence ATGGACGAGTTCACCCGCCTCCGCGCAGCCCTGCCAGCCCCGCGGGACCACCAGCGCCTGCTGCTCGGCATCGTCGGCGCACCCGGCAGCGGGAAGAGCTTTGTGGCGAATATGCTCGCGGCAGCCCTATCGCCGCGCGGTCGCACTCCGGCCCCCGTAATCGAAATGGATGGTTTCCACCTCTCGAACGAGCAATTGGACCTTTTGGGACTGCGTGCACAAAAAGGGGCGCCCGCATCTTTCGACGTGGAAGGGCTCAATTGCCTGCTACACAGGGTTCGGGAGAGGGGGAACTCGTCGGTATTTGCCCCTGCCTACGATCGGGCGCTGCACGAGCCCGTCGCCGCACGCGTGCGCGTTGACCCCGCCGACGAACTGGCGATCGTCGAGGGAAACTACCTGCTGCTGCCCGAGGGGCAGTGGGTGGCCTGTGCGGATGCGCTTGACCTGACGGTGTACCTGGACGTCGAAGACGCACTGCGGCGTGAACGACTGATGGCGCGGCATGTGGCCCACGGTAGGACTCGTGTGGAGGCGCTGGCCTGGATCGATGCCGTGGACGATCCGAATGCCCGGCGCATTGCGGCCACGCGCGACCGCGCGACGATGCGCATCGACGGCGAGGCCCTGGTGGCGGCGATCCGCGCCGCCCGCTAG
- a CDS encoding energy-coupling factor ABC transporter ATP-binding protein, with amino-acid sequence MSLSDPPGGGITFDGVSVWTQDAAGNRVTPILADVSLSLTAARVAIIGANGSGKTTLAKLVAALVLPNLGRVRVNGVDTTVSAREVIRQVGYLFSDPDAQIIMPTPLEDIALTLRYRGVGRKERDRRALEILDEFRLADHAHQPVQTLSGGQRQLLALAGVLAAEPAVLVCDEPTTRLDLRWRHTIVERLSALPQQVVLVTHDLEAAAACPQGAVIADGRLIATGSGRDCVERYRDLIAAQLAGGSVPEGKP; translated from the coding sequence GTGAGTCTCAGCGACCCGCCCGGTGGCGGCATCACATTCGACGGCGTATCGGTGTGGACGCAGGACGCCGCGGGAAACCGCGTCACACCCATCCTCGCCGACGTTTCGCTGTCGCTGACCGCCGCGCGGGTCGCAATCATCGGAGCCAACGGTTCGGGTAAGACGACGCTGGCGAAGTTGGTGGCGGCACTCGTCCTTCCGAACCTTGGGCGAGTGCGCGTCAATGGTGTCGACACGACCGTTTCCGCGCGCGAGGTGATACGCCAAGTCGGTTACCTTTTCTCCGATCCCGACGCGCAAATAATCATGCCGACCCCGCTTGAGGACATCGCGCTAACGCTGCGCTACCGCGGCGTTGGTCGCAAGGAACGCGACCGGCGAGCATTGGAGATTTTGGACGAGTTCCGCCTCGCCGATCATGCCCATCAACCGGTTCAAACCCTGTCCGGTGGGCAACGCCAGCTGCTCGCCCTGGCCGGCGTGCTGGCCGCCGAGCCGGCCGTCCTGGTGTGCGACGAGCCAACCACCCGCCTGGACCTGCGCTGGCGGCACACGATAGTCGAACGCCTGTCTGCGCTGCCCCAGCAGGTTGTGCTCGTCACCCACGACCTAGAGGCCGCGGCAGCTTGCCCGCAAGGCGCCGTGATCGCTGACGGGCGGCTCATCGCCACTGGCAGCGGGCGCGATTGCGTTGAACGCTACCGGGATCTCATCGCCGCGCAGCTCGCCGGCGGCAGCGTGCCGGAAGGCAAGCCGTGA
- a CDS encoding aminotransferase class IV, with product MTAARFWFDGSVRDAAFVAATDHGFTIGDGLFETFVAEGQRVVAFERHLERMATSCRRIELPYPGDEYVRRAVRELLQSFEPGARVRVRATLSSGDGPPGLGRGPAARLLIAGNPAPAPADPVNMVTVPWRRNPAGALSGIKSISKGEDVVAAQFAAARGGNEALWLNTHGQICEGSTTNLFVLAPAAGRAPKPWKLATPPLSSGCLPGIARSLVLERAAGRELSVGEETMDSSIIDHARNGRAWLFVTSAGRGIVPVSSIDGDELPACPQAPKLSAMWGRIAAGALESV from the coding sequence GTGACCGCGGCCCGATTCTGGTTCGACGGGTCGGTGCGCGACGCCGCATTCGTCGCGGCCACCGATCACGGGTTCACCATCGGCGACGGATTGTTCGAAACATTCGTTGCCGAAGGCCAACGTGTTGTGGCCTTCGAACGGCACCTCGAACGCATGGCCACGTCATGCCGCAGGATCGAACTTCCGTATCCAGGTGACGAGTACGTGCGCCGGGCCGTGCGGGAGCTTTTACAGTCCTTTGAACCCGGTGCGCGCGTGCGGGTGCGCGCGACGCTGAGCTCCGGAGACGGTCCGCCGGGGCTCGGCCGCGGCCCTGCCGCACGACTGCTCATCGCGGGCAATCCGGCCCCCGCCCCTGCCGATCCCGTGAACATGGTCACGGTGCCGTGGAGACGTAACCCCGCGGGGGCCCTGAGCGGAATTAAGTCGATTTCGAAAGGAGAGGACGTGGTGGCCGCACAGTTCGCGGCCGCCCGCGGCGGGAACGAGGCCCTGTGGCTGAACACCCACGGCCAGATATGTGAGGGCTCGACCACAAACCTCTTCGTCCTGGCACCGGCCGCCGGCCGGGCACCGAAGCCGTGGAAACTGGCCACTCCCCCATTATCGAGCGGCTGCCTGCCGGGAATCGCTCGCTCCCTGGTCTTGGAGCGGGCCGCAGGCCGTGAATTGAGCGTTGGCGAGGAGACGATGGACTCGTCCATCATTGACCACGCGAGAAACGGCCGCGCCTGGCTCTTCGTGACCAGCGCGGGGCGGGGAATCGTGCCCGTTTCGAGTATTGATGGCGACGAGCTCCCCGCCTGCCCGCAAGCTCCCAAACTGAGCGCGATGTGGGGCCGCATAGCTGCGGGAGCGCTCGAATCCGTGTGA
- a CDS encoding biotin transporter BioY, which yields MKSTTRNSGPASRTPTPQTATVRRSALADRSTSTALIATFAALIAACSLLTGPAVSGVPITLQTFAVLLAGVVLGPWRGAGAVLLYIAVGLAGLPVFAGGKSGVVMLAGPTVGYLIAFPLAAALAGWWIHRARAGQWRALAAHAGLAVAAATIVIYSIGVPVLSARVGIPLSKAFLGNLVYLPLDAVKAALAAIVGLSVLRAFPQLARAK from the coding sequence ATGAAATCGACCACTCGTAACTCAGGCCCAGCTTCGCGCACCCCAACGCCGCAGACAGCCACGGTCCGCCGCAGCGCCCTGGCGGACCGCTCGACAAGCACCGCCCTGATTGCCACGTTCGCGGCACTAATAGCGGCGTGCTCATTGCTCACAGGACCTGCCGTCAGCGGTGTCCCGATCACGTTGCAGACCTTCGCGGTATTGCTTGCGGGCGTAGTTTTGGGACCGTGGCGCGGAGCCGGTGCCGTACTTCTGTACATCGCGGTCGGACTAGCCGGACTTCCCGTCTTCGCCGGCGGCAAATCGGGGGTCGTGATGTTGGCCGGCCCCACGGTCGGGTATCTCATCGCATTCCCGCTCGCGGCGGCGTTGGCCGGCTGGTGGATCCACCGCGCCCGGGCCGGGCAGTGGCGCGCACTAGCGGCACACGCCGGATTGGCCGTGGCCGCGGCGACCATAGTGATCTACTCCATCGGTGTTCCGGTGCTTTCCGCACGGGTTGGCATCCCCCTCTCCAAGGCATTCCTGGGGAACCTGGTATACCTGCCATTGGACGCCGTCAAGGCCGCTCTCGCCGCGATAGTCGGGCTTTCCGTTTTGCGCGCCTTCCCACAGTTGGCACGCGCCAAGTGA